Proteins from a single region of Streptococcus oralis:
- a CDS encoding bifunctional 2',3'-cyclic-nucleotide 2'-phosphodiesterase/3'-nucleotidase: MSSFRKQAALLGLTAAIFAASTAQADEKATNLDTSTTPTPVANQSEKSVAATGNEKETASEKTDAPAKQDENATPVASTETTPSKEGSLADDKALQPTEGQEVDVRILATTDLHTNLVNYDYYQDKPAENVGLAKTAVLIEEAKKENSNTLLVDNGDTIQGTPLGTYKAIVNPVKEGEQHPMYAALQKLGFEAGTLGNHEFNYGLDYLKRVIDTAGMPIVNANVVDPKTGAYVYDPYKIISKTFVDKTGRKTTVKIGVTGIVPPQILSWDKANLEGKIQVNDSVEAIQKIIPEMRKAGADITLVLSHSGIGDDKYEKGEENEGYQIASLPGVDAVVTGHSHAEFPSGNGTGFYEKYTGVDGVNGKINGTPVTMAGKYGDHLGIIDLNLIYKNGKWTVANSKGSIRKIHTKSKEADERIKEIAKTAHEGTIQYVRQQVGTTTAPITSYFALVKDDPSVQIVNNAQIWYAKKELAGTPEGDLPILSAAAPFKAGTRGDATAYTDIPAGPIAIKNVADLYLYDNVTAILKVTGAQLKEWLEMSAGQFNTIDPTKKEAQQLINPSYRTYNFDVIDGVTYEYDVTQPNKYDREGKLIHPDASRVRNLKYQGNDVRPDQEFIVVTNNYRANGKFPGVRDASLNRLLGLENRQVIINYILDVKNINPSADKNWHFTNSIKGLDVRFLTADKAKDLVGTDGDIQYLASSDQEGFGEYRLLYVEPKTEPAETNHHEVQDTQGQNQGDAITLSNGGQTIILPSAHNPVATTLPNTGEKTSILTFLGVILAGLGLSLKKKEE, from the coding sequence ATGTCATCATTTCGTAAACAAGCAGCCCTTTTAGGTCTGACTGCAGCTATATTTGCAGCTTCTACTGCACAAGCAGATGAAAAAGCTACAAATCTAGATACTAGCACAACACCTACACCAGTAGCAAATCAATCAGAGAAATCTGTTGCAGCTACTGGAAATGAAAAGGAAACGGCATCTGAAAAAACGGACGCCCCTGCTAAGCAAGATGAAAATGCTACTCCAGTAGCAAGCACTGAAACAACCCCTTCTAAAGAAGGAAGCCTTGCAGACGACAAAGCCCTTCAACCAACAGAAGGACAGGAAGTCGATGTCCGCATCCTTGCAACAACTGACCTTCACACCAATTTAGTTAACTATGATTATTACCAAGACAAACCCGCTGAGAACGTTGGACTAGCAAAGACTGCTGTTCTCATCGAAGAAGCTAAAAAAGAAAATAGCAATACACTTCTCGTAGATAATGGAGACACCATCCAAGGAACGCCACTTGGAACTTACAAGGCCATCGTTAACCCTGTCAAAGAAGGAGAACAACACCCTATGTATGCAGCCCTTCAAAAGCTCGGTTTTGAAGCTGGTACACTAGGAAATCATGAGTTTAACTATGGTTTAGACTACCTCAAACGTGTCATTGATACAGCTGGAATGCCGATTGTCAACGCCAATGTTGTAGATCCTAAAACGGGCGCTTATGTCTATGACCCCTATAAAATCATCAGCAAAACCTTTGTTGATAAAACTGGTCGCAAAACGACCGTCAAAATTGGGGTGACTGGAATTGTTCCCCCTCAAATTCTCAGCTGGGATAAGGCCAACCTCGAAGGAAAGATTCAGGTCAATGACTCTGTAGAAGCTATTCAAAAAATTATCCCTGAAATGCGCAAAGCAGGTGCAGACATCACTCTCGTACTCTCTCACTCAGGTATCGGAGATGATAAGTACGAAAAAGGAGAAGAAAACGAAGGCTATCAAATTGCAAGTCTACCCGGTGTGGATGCAGTTGTAACAGGGCATTCTCACGCTGAATTTCCAAGTGGAAATGGCACTGGCTTTTATGAAAAATATACTGGTGTTGATGGCGTAAATGGTAAGATTAATGGTACTCCTGTAACCATGGCTGGAAAATATGGGGATCACCTCGGCATTATCGACCTCAACCTTATCTACAAAAACGGAAAATGGACTGTTGCCAACAGCAAAGGCTCTATTCGTAAGATTCACACTAAGTCCAAAGAGGCTGATGAACGAATCAAAGAAATTGCCAAAACAGCTCACGAAGGAACCATCCAATACGTTCGCCAACAAGTCGGAACAACAACCGCACCAATCACAAGTTATTTTGCCCTTGTCAAGGATGATCCATCTGTTCAAATCGTCAATAACGCGCAAATCTGGTATGCTAAGAAAGAACTAGCAGGAACTCCTGAAGGAGATCTTCCTATTCTCTCGGCTGCGGCACCATTTAAGGCGGGAACCCGTGGAGATGCTACTGCCTATACAGATATTCCAGCTGGCCCAATCGCCATCAAAAACGTAGCCGATCTCTACCTCTACGACAATGTCACGGCTATCCTAAAAGTCACTGGAGCTCAACTCAAAGAATGGTTGGAAATGTCTGCTGGTCAGTTCAACACGATTGATCCAACTAAAAAAGAAGCGCAACAGCTCATCAATCCAAGCTACCGTACTTATAATTTTGATGTGATTGACGGTGTAACTTATGAGTACGATGTCACCCAACCAAATAAATACGACCGCGAAGGTAAGTTGATCCACCCAGATGCTAGTCGTGTCCGCAATCTAAAATACCAAGGAAATGATGTCCGTCCAGATCAGGAATTCATCGTGGTAACCAACAATTATCGCGCAAATGGTAAATTCCCTGGTGTTCGTGATGCTAGTCTCAATCGTCTCCTCGGACTTGAAAATCGCCAGGTTATCATTAACTATATCCTCGATGTAAAAAATATCAACCCAAGTGCAGATAAAAACTGGCACTTCACAAATAGCATAAAAGGGTTGGATGTTCGCTTCTTGACAGCTGATAAGGCCAAAGACTTGGTTGGCACAGATGGTGACATTCAATATCTAGCTAGCTCCGACCAAGAAGGGTTCGGCGAATACCGCCTTCTCTATGTAGAGCCTAAGACTGAACCTGCAGAAACAAATCACCACGAAGTCCAAGATACGCAGGGACAAAATCAAGGCGATGCAATCACTCTTTCAAACGGTGGGCAAACTATTATTTTACCAAGCGCTCATAATCCAGTAGCTACTACGCTACCAAATACAGGTGAGAAAACGTCTATCCTAACTTTCCTAGGTGTCATTCTAGCAGGGCTTGGACTTTCTCTCAAGAAAAAGGAAGAATAA